A genomic segment from Candidatus Hydrogenedentota bacterium encodes:
- a CDS encoding aminotransferase class III-fold pyridoxal phosphate-dependent enzyme — translation MQSRTTKFIPVRLSLADIVGPDYVNAVTAARAALTEDPPQSLRALATRRISFFPREMQERLLELLPRVGRAVSRTLDRSATGAGTRGFQPVTKVAHAPLAGFGYYRVGESGSLHFIAKSEHYHAPLGHSFPGYKLIDIARQLGIPNATHNNTRGHITRLLEEELVRAAAGQDGTSRAAFTRLLRAKKPSSPNRVLNLETGSLAAEAALKMILARFYKPQADSHKPRYGGRTPVIVVIGDFEGGIEANYHGTTMMTQIMRGMWRDMREGLERRGLFAVRGVRPNHTVELEWVFDEFDRGKYKIAGLFHEIVLMNYAGKTLDPRFVRRMYALCKKHDVPTVVDEIQTGVWSPEMFLYREYGVKPTFVAVGKGFPGGEYCASRILFNSEYDNLPQFGALVTNGQEELASLAYLITMRWAQANARVTSAVGEYYESRLRKLGDKHKRVVAAIEGRRHLAGVYFHDLASAKKFAELLSGAGLDVSVQTYKAGCPPSALTKLPLIAGYEAVDMVLSRMESALNQVGR, via the coding sequence ATGCAGTCGCGCACGACCAAATTCATTCCTGTCCGATTGAGCCTGGCCGATATTGTCGGCCCGGATTACGTGAACGCGGTGACGGCGGCGCGAGCGGCGTTGACCGAAGACCCGCCACAATCGCTGCGCGCGCTGGCGACGCGGCGCATCAGTTTCTTTCCACGGGAGATGCAGGAACGTTTGCTGGAACTGCTCCCTCGAGTGGGCCGCGCGGTGTCGCGCACGCTGGACCGGAGCGCAACCGGCGCGGGCACTCGCGGCTTCCAGCCGGTAACGAAGGTCGCGCACGCGCCATTGGCGGGTTTCGGATACTACCGCGTCGGCGAGAGCGGATCGCTGCACTTCATCGCGAAAAGCGAGCATTACCACGCGCCGCTCGGGCATTCGTTTCCCGGATACAAACTGATTGATATCGCCCGGCAACTGGGCATTCCGAACGCAACGCACAACAACACGCGAGGCCACATCACGCGGTTATTGGAGGAGGAATTGGTGCGCGCCGCGGCGGGGCAAGACGGTACGAGCCGCGCGGCGTTTACGCGGTTGCTGCGCGCGAAGAAACCGTCGTCGCCGAACCGCGTGCTCAACCTCGAAACCGGCAGCCTCGCGGCGGAGGCGGCGCTGAAAATGATTCTCGCGCGGTTCTACAAGCCGCAGGCCGACTCGCATAAGCCGAGGTACGGGGGGCGCACGCCGGTCATCGTGGTGATCGGCGACTTTGAAGGCGGTATTGAGGCGAATTACCACGGCACGACAATGATGACGCAGATTATGCGCGGCATGTGGCGCGATATGCGGGAGGGTTTGGAGAGACGCGGATTGTTCGCCGTGCGCGGCGTGCGGCCCAATCACACCGTCGAGCTTGAATGGGTGTTTGACGAGTTCGATCGGGGGAAGTACAAGATCGCGGGGTTGTTTCACGAGATCGTGTTGATGAACTACGCCGGCAAAACGCTCGATCCGAGGTTTGTGCGGCGCATGTACGCGCTGTGCAAGAAGCACGATGTCCCGACCGTAGTTGACGAGATACAGACGGGCGTGTGGAGCCCGGAGATGTTTCTCTATCGGGAGTACGGCGTAAAGCCGACGTTTGTGGCGGTGGGGAAGGGCTTCCCGGGCGGCGAGTATTGCGCGTCGCGCATTCTGTTCAATAGCGAATATGACAACCTGCCGCAGTTCGGGGCGTTAGTCACGAACGGTCAGGAAGAACTCGCATCGCTCGCGTATCTCATTACGATGCGCTGGGCGCAAGCGAACGCGAGGGTTACCTCCGCCGTCGGGGAGTATTACGAGTCGAGGCTGCGCAAACTTGGAGACAAGCACAAGCGTGTCGTCGCCGCGATCGAGGGCCGCCGTCACCTCGCGGGCGTCTACTTTCACGATCTGGCGTCAGCGAAGAAGTTTGCCGAGTTGCTGAGCGGGGCAGGGCTGGACGTCAGCGTGCAAACTTACAAGGCGGGGTGCCCGCCCAGCGCCCTTACAAAACTTCCACTGATTGCGGGATACGAAGCCGTGGATATGGTGCTTTCGCGAATGGAAAGCGCACTTAACCAAGTCGGGCGCTAG
- a CDS encoding redoxin domain-containing protein: MSFPEPPALGRIPRPSDTGLAVASLILGLVSIPTAPCLVGGILAIAGVVTGAVSLSKNAEGRPMAIIGCVLSVIGLLSTAAAVIVGFQFATKAFDEMGQIALKEDHAELVGVRAPQLELQTLEGESIALAGLKGKRVVIDVFRSGDPDCEEQVKSLNALFADVSPDQVVILGIAAKRQSDMEAFGDSRPKYKVAVLERLPWPFDETIWYPTTFFIDRNGVIDAVTVDNQPVETLRQLATAPDYTDAPAEVSPAVEVTLDPADGTLQFSQAWSIRFDNPQAMCVADWNADGFSDALIVDHDPALHVVDENGAEIAAVPLPEGFQTVTEIEAGVHKDHGLRLLGLSRWGNAVHVSDSSGNEVWKYKSMWGINGAHWGDLDGDGSDEMIVGMNGFSGLHAVSSEGKRLWTVRSIGNVWTQAVIGATASNPARVFATEAGGQVYVYDNRGNTIRAIRPRGHYYATMSATVVDSTERVQILAIGDELGNSGAKALAFNERGLVAWSTPIHTGRDAMRSQVFASGDADGDGEQDWILKSPGQGLIVVSSDGQAKGTLPFQGRLLGFGVLNGKENHALIVTLASDELTAYRVELTPESAAAEREGAE, translated from the coding sequence ATGTCTTTTCCTGAACCGCCGGCGCTTGGCAGAATTCCGCGGCCGTCCGATACGGGGCTGGCCGTCGCGAGCCTGATTCTCGGCCTCGTGTCGATTCCCACAGCGCCCTGCCTGGTAGGCGGAATCCTCGCAATCGCGGGCGTCGTAACGGGCGCCGTCTCGCTGTCGAAAAACGCGGAAGGGCGCCCCATGGCCATTATCGGCTGCGTCTTGTCGGTGATCGGACTGCTTTCCACGGCCGCTGCTGTGATCGTTGGGTTTCAATTTGCTACGAAGGCGTTCGACGAGATGGGCCAAATCGCGCTGAAGGAGGACCATGCAGAATTGGTCGGGGTCCGAGCGCCCCAGCTTGAGCTTCAAACACTCGAAGGCGAGTCGATTGCACTCGCCGGCCTGAAGGGCAAACGAGTTGTCATTGACGTTTTTCGTTCGGGGGACCCCGATTGCGAAGAACAAGTCAAAAGCCTTAACGCACTCTTCGCGGATGTAAGCCCGGACCAAGTAGTAATTCTGGGGATCGCCGCCAAAAGACAAAGTGATATGGAGGCATTTGGCGACAGCCGGCCGAAATACAAGGTCGCTGTCCTCGAAAGGCTGCCGTGGCCATTCGATGAAACCATCTGGTACCCCACAACGTTTTTCATCGACCGCAATGGAGTAATTGACGCGGTAACGGTCGACAACCAGCCGGTGGAAACACTTCGCCAGCTTGCCACCGCGCCCGATTACACCGATGCGCCCGCCGAAGTTTCACCGGCAGTCGAAGTAACGCTCGATCCGGCGGACGGTACCCTGCAATTCTCGCAAGCATGGTCGATTCGATTCGACAATCCGCAGGCAATGTGCGTTGCTGACTGGAACGCCGACGGATTCTCAGACGCACTGATCGTCGATCACGATCCCGCGCTTCATGTCGTCGACGAGAACGGCGCAGAAATTGCCGCGGTTCCCCTGCCCGAGGGGTTCCAAACCGTCACCGAGATCGAGGCCGGAGTTCATAAAGACCATGGACTGCGGCTGCTCGGGCTGTCTCGGTGGGGCAACGCCGTACACGTTTCGGACTCCAGCGGCAACGAAGTGTGGAAATACAAATCGATGTGGGGAATCAACGGCGCGCATTGGGGCGACTTGGACGGCGACGGCAGCGACGAGATGATCGTGGGAATGAATGGCTTCAGTGGTTTGCACGCCGTAAGTTCGGAGGGAAAACGGCTGTGGACCGTTCGGTCCATCGGGAATGTTTGGACGCAGGCGGTGATTGGCGCCACAGCCTCGAATCCCGCCCGGGTTTTTGCAACCGAGGCGGGAGGTCAGGTGTACGTATATGACAACAGGGGGAACACGATTCGCGCGATCCGGCCGAGGGGACACTACTACGCGACTATGTCCGCGACGGTGGTCGACAGCACCGAACGAGTGCAGATACTCGCGATCGGAGACGAATTGGGCAACTCGGGCGCAAAAGCGCTTGCGTTCAACGAACGAGGGCTCGTCGCGTGGTCAACGCCAATACATACAGGCAGGGACGCGATGCGCAGTCAGGTATTTGCGTCGGGCGACGCCGATGGGGATGGGGAACAAGATTGGATACTGAAAAGCCCGGGGCAGGGATTGATCGTCGTTTCGAGCGACGGGCAGGCCAAAGGGACGCTCCCGTTCCAAGGCAGACTTCTCGGTTTTGGCGTGCTGAACGGAAAAGAGAACCATGCCTTAATCGTCACGCTCGCGTCGGATGAACTCACGGCATACCGTGTTGAGCTTACGCCCGAGTCCGCGGCGGCGGAACGTGAGGGCGCAGAGTAA
- a CDS encoding ABC transporter permease produces the protein MQTSRNPARAFLLSYGFLIAALVLECVAFELLARRQGIKPFLSIDTLLLVLNQSAIYGVASVGMTFVIVSGGIDLSVGSLIAFAGVVCASVTKQLGAGWDAMLVGWCVALAAGAAAGSVSALFITKFQIPPFIATLAGMSTIRGLGFLIVQGKPVFDVPERYTFLGRHMIAGTIPIGVLILLAIFVAGAVLLNQTRFGRHVRAIGGSEESARLSGVPIDRVKWAVYCMSGVFASLAGLMLSSKMKSGDPTVGVGDELQVIAAVVVGGTSLAGGRGTIAGTFLGLLIIAVLATGLTWIGMESFGQQVILGIVILAAVLLDRLKRT, from the coding sequence TTGCAGACGTCGCGTAATCCCGCGCGCGCCTTTCTCCTTTCGTACGGTTTCCTGATCGCCGCGCTGGTCCTCGAATGCGTTGCCTTTGAGTTGCTCGCGCGCAGACAAGGCATCAAACCGTTCCTCTCCATTGACACGCTGCTCCTCGTCCTCAACCAATCCGCCATCTACGGTGTTGCTTCCGTCGGCATGACCTTCGTCATCGTCAGCGGCGGCATCGATCTCTCCGTCGGATCGCTCATCGCGTTCGCGGGCGTGGTCTGCGCATCGGTAACCAAACAACTCGGCGCGGGCTGGGACGCGATGCTCGTAGGCTGGTGCGTGGCGCTCGCCGCCGGTGCCGCGGCAGGCAGCGTTTCCGCACTCTTCATCACGAAATTCCAGATACCCCCGTTCATCGCCACGCTCGCGGGGATGAGTACGATCCGCGGACTTGGTTTTCTTATTGTCCAGGGAAAGCCCGTGTTCGACGTTCCGGAGCGCTACACTTTTCTCGGCCGCCACATGATCGCGGGGACCATTCCGATTGGCGTTCTGATCCTCCTCGCGATATTCGTTGCGGGCGCCGTATTGCTCAATCAGACCCGGTTTGGCCGGCACGTCCGCGCGATCGGCGGTTCGGAAGAATCGGCGCGCTTGAGCGGCGTGCCCATCGACCGCGTGAAATGGGCCGTCTACTGCATGTCCGGCGTGTTCGCGTCGCTCGCGGGCCTCATGCTCTCTTCAAAAATGAAAAGCGGCGACCCCACCGTGGGCGTCGGCGACGAACTGCAGGTTATCGCCGCCGTTGTCGTCGGCGGCACCAGCCTCGCCGGCGGACGCGGCACCATCGCCGGCACCTTCCTCGGCCTGCTCATCATCGCCGTCCTCGCCACAGGCCTAACATGGATAGGCATGGAAAGTTTCGGGCAGCAGGTAATTCTGGGAATTGTGATTCTTGCGGCAGTGCTGCTCGATCGACTGAAGCGGACATAG
- a CDS encoding sugar ABC transporter ATP-binding protein, which produces MTEFVLEMRDVTKRFPGVVAVKNGNLDLRPGEVHCLVGENGAGKSTLMKILSGAQPLDSGTIRLSGEEVHIHSPHHAQQLGISMIYQEFNLSPYLSVAENIFLGREPRIPKTPFINWKKMYADAREILGRIRVKLDVRKPVNECSVAQQQMVEIAKAISFNSKIIVMDEPSATLTDHELEALFELIKELKRQDIGMIYISHRLEEIFAIGDRVTVMRDGEYIATKPVTDVSREHIIRMMVGRELTHEFPKEVFERGKERLRVESLSRKGAFNNVSFSLHEGEIVGLTGLVGAGRTEVARAVFGADAIDAGTITLDGKTITVKSPQDAIRQGIGLLTEDRKNQGLILGMSVRENTTLANLRSLVKWLFVNRAKEKQITGSFVKELQIKTPTIEQTAQNLSGGNQQKVVLAKWLFTESKILIFDEPTRGIDVGAKVEIYKLMNELVRKGVCILMISSELPEVLGMCDRILVMHEGHIAGELSRADATQERVMHLATGQRLADVA; this is translated from the coding sequence ATGACCGAATTTGTTCTCGAAATGCGCGATGTGACCAAGCGGTTTCCGGGCGTCGTCGCGGTCAAGAACGGCAACCTCGATCTGCGCCCGGGCGAAGTGCATTGCCTCGTCGGCGAAAATGGCGCGGGCAAATCGACGCTGATGAAAATTCTCTCCGGCGCGCAACCGCTCGACTCCGGCACGATTCGACTGTCCGGCGAAGAAGTACACATCCATTCGCCGCACCACGCGCAGCAGCTTGGAATAAGCATGATCTACCAGGAATTTAACCTTAGCCCGTACTTGAGCGTCGCAGAGAACATTTTCCTGGGCCGAGAGCCCCGCATTCCGAAAACCCCGTTCATCAATTGGAAGAAGATGTATGCAGACGCGCGAGAGATTCTCGGGCGCATCCGCGTGAAACTCGATGTCCGCAAACCGGTGAACGAGTGCAGCGTCGCGCAGCAGCAGATGGTCGAAATCGCCAAGGCGATTTCGTTCAATTCGAAGATCATCGTAATGGACGAGCCGTCGGCCACATTGACCGACCACGAGCTCGAAGCGCTGTTCGAACTCATCAAGGAACTTAAGCGCCAGGACATCGGGATGATCTACATCTCGCACCGGCTCGAGGAGATTTTCGCAATCGGCGATCGCGTCACCGTAATGCGGGACGGCGAGTACATTGCCACGAAACCGGTGACCGACGTCTCGCGCGAGCACATCATCCGCATGATGGTCGGGCGCGAACTGACGCACGAGTTTCCGAAGGAAGTGTTCGAACGCGGCAAGGAACGGTTGCGCGTCGAAAGCCTGTCGCGCAAGGGTGCGTTCAACAACGTGAGCTTCAGCCTGCACGAAGGCGAGATTGTTGGCCTGACCGGCCTTGTCGGCGCGGGCCGGACCGAAGTCGCCCGCGCGGTCTTCGGCGCGGACGCGATCGATGCCGGCACAATTACGCTCGACGGCAAGACGATTACCGTGAAATCGCCGCAGGACGCCATTCGGCAAGGCATCGGACTGCTAACCGAGGACCGCAAAAACCAAGGATTGATCCTCGGCATGTCCGTGCGCGAAAACACGACACTCGCGAACTTGCGGTCCCTCGTGAAGTGGCTGTTCGTGAACCGCGCAAAAGAAAAGCAAATTACGGGCTCTTTTGTGAAGGAACTGCAAATCAAGACGCCGACCATCGAGCAGACCGCGCAGAACCTCAGCGGCGGGAATCAACAGAAGGTCGTACTCGCGAAATGGTTGTTTACCGAGTCGAAGATTCTAATCTTCGACGAGCCGACCCGCGGCATCGACGTAGGCGCGAAAGTCGAAATCTACAAGCTCATGAACGAGCTCGTGCGCAAGGGCGTCTGCATTCTCATGATTTCCAGCGAACTGCCGGAAGTCCTCGGCATGTGCGATCGCATTCTCGTGATGCACGAGGGGCACATCGCGGGCGAACTTTCGCGGGCGGACGCCACGCAGGAGCGTGTCATGCACCTCGCGACGGGGCAGCGCCTTGCAGACGTCGCGTAA
- a CDS encoding substrate-binding domain-containing protein, with amino-acid sequence MRFPILTVLTILAAITSCSPTPGEPAAGAVGEPPPPASASKTVGASLLTQGHQFYRDLVAAMETEAKKQGYSLRIQYAEFQSPKQINQIETFVQQGVDALIVAPCDSAGIAPTINDAASKGIPVFTADIAAHNANVTSHIASDNVLGGKLIGEYLAKLLNGKGNVAIIDNAEVASVQERVAGFEEAIKGYPEIKIVQKAPGYGRRDKAMRAAQDVIQAQSDLNAIFGINDDSALGALAALESAGMQDKVIIVGYDGTPEARDVIRSGRALKADTVQHPEEIGRITIQTIADHFAGKPVPKIVPVRVDIIDKASLDAEQK; translated from the coding sequence ATGCGCTTTCCAATTCTTACAGTTCTGACTATCTTGGCCGCGATCACGAGCTGCTCGCCCACTCCTGGTGAGCCGGCAGCGGGCGCAGTGGGGGAGCCGCCGCCACCGGCCTCGGCATCGAAGACCGTTGGCGCGTCGCTCCTCACGCAGGGACACCAGTTCTATCGAGACCTCGTCGCGGCAATGGAAACCGAAGCAAAGAAACAAGGGTATTCGCTGCGCATCCAGTACGCCGAGTTCCAGAGTCCCAAGCAAATCAACCAGATCGAAACCTTCGTCCAGCAGGGCGTGGATGCGCTCATCGTCGCGCCCTGTGATTCGGCGGGCATCGCGCCAACGATTAACGATGCCGCGTCCAAGGGTATCCCCGTATTTACCGCGGACATCGCGGCACACAACGCAAATGTCACGTCGCACATTGCGTCCGATAATGTGCTCGGCGGAAAGCTCATCGGCGAGTACCTTGCGAAGCTCCTGAACGGCAAAGGCAATGTCGCGATTATCGACAACGCCGAAGTCGCGTCCGTTCAAGAGCGCGTCGCCGGTTTCGAGGAAGCGATCAAGGGATATCCCGAAATCAAGATCGTGCAGAAAGCGCCGGGTTACGGGCGCCGCGACAAGGCCATGCGCGCTGCGCAGGACGTTATCCAGGCGCAGTCCGATCTGAACGCGATATTTGGAATCAACGACGATTCCGCCCTTGGGGCGCTCGCCGCGCTCGAATCCGCGGGCATGCAGGATAAGGTCATTATTGTCGGCTACGACGGCACGCCGGAAGCGCGTGATGTCATTCGGTCGGGTAGGGCGCTGAAGGCCGATACCGTGCAACACCCGGAAGAAATCGGCAGAATCACCATCCAGACGATCGCCGATCATTTCGCGGGAAAGCCCGTGCCCAAAATCGTTCCGGTGCGCGTGGACATCATTGACAAGGCGTCGCTCGACGCGGAGCAGAAATAA